The following are encoded in a window of Balaenoptera ricei isolate mBalRic1 chromosome 1, mBalRic1.hap2, whole genome shotgun sequence genomic DNA:
- the LOC132361543 gene encoding pre-mRNA-splicing factor SYF2-like, which translates to MSWRLGKVVVAGSLGGKRYRVMAAKAKAEEVPVDGAEEQHPPAAAEELAAQKREQRLRKFRELHLKRNEARKLNHQEVVEEDKRLKLPANWEAKKARLEWELQEEEKKKECTARGEDYKKVKLLEISAEDAERWERKKRRKNPNLGFSDYAAAQLHQYHRLTKQIRPDMETYERLREKHGEEFYSTSNGLLHGTHVPSTEEIDRMVVVLEKQIEKRDKYSRRRPYNDDADIDYINERNAKFNMKAERFYGKYTAEIKQNLERGTAV; encoded by the exons ATGAGCTGGAGACTCGGAAAAGTTGTTGTCGCAGGAAGTCTGGGGGGAAAACGCTACCGGGTGATGGCGGCAAAGGCTAAGGCAgaggag GTGCCGGTGGACGGCGCAGAGGAGCAGCATCCCCCTGCGGCGGCCGAGGAGTTGGCCGCCCAGAAGCGCGAACAGAGACTGCGCAAATTCCGGGAGCTGCACCTGAAGCGG AATGAAGCTCGAAAATTAAATCACCAGGAAGTTGTGGAGGAAGATAAAAGACTTAAATTACCTGCAAATTGGGAAGCTAAGAAAGCTCGTTTGGAATGGGAAttgcaggaagaagaaaagaaaaaa GAATGTACAGCAAGAGGGGAAGACTATAAGAAAGTGAAGTTGCTAGAGATCAGTGCAGAAGATGCAGAAAGATgggagaggaaaaagaggaggaaaaacccCAATCTGGGATTTTCAG attatGCTGCTGCCCAATTACACCAGTATCATAGGTTGACAAAGCAGATCAGACCTGACATGGAAACATATGAGAGACTGAGAGAAAAGCA TGGAGAGGAGTTCTACTCAACATCTAACGGTCTTCTTCATGGAACACATGTGCCTTCCACAGAGGAAATTGATAGGATGGTCGTAGTCTTGGAAAAGCA AATTGAAAAACGAGACAAATACAGCCGGAGACGTCCTTATAATGATGATGCAGATATTGACTACATTAATGAAAGGAATGCTAAATTCAACATGAAGGCAGAAAGATTCTATGGGAAATATACAgctgaaattaaacaaaatttggAAAGAGGAACGGCTGTCTAA